gGATGTTTTACATACTATTGTAATATTTGCCAAAGCGAGTTAGGGGAGGATGATTACAAGAAAGATAGCTTCTTCTATATACAGCGTTTGGAAGCAACGGAGACAATAGCCCGGAAATAAACTCAGAGATATGAATCTGATCAATGGTTTAATATGGCTTTACATATGCATATGTATAGTGCAGGCCAAAGTCACATCCAAGGATGCATTGAAATGGAATAGAGAATTTTCGTTGCCCAACTTACTAGAATTGAAAGATCCACAAAAGGAACTCTCGCAGTGGTCGTTAACGGACAAAGTCAAGCTTGAAGAAGGCAGGTTTATCTTGACCCCTGGGAAGAATACAAAGGGCTCGCTTTGGATGAAGCAAGATTACAAAATCCAGGAGGCAGTGACAGTAGAATGGACGTTTAGAAGTATTGGGTTCAGAGGCAGTACCAGGGGTGGGCTTGCGTTTTGGTTCGAACAGGGGAAGTCAGGAGATGGTACGGAGGTGTTTGGTGGAAGCTCCAAGAAATTTGATGGGTTGATGATTCTGTTACATTTAGATGACAAGTTAGGCGAAAGTGTGACAGCATATTTAAATGACGGAGCCACCGACTTCGACGCTAAGAGCGCTTCGCATTTTGCGTCATGCCTATTTCAATACCAGGATTCCATGGTACCATCCACATTAAGGTTGACGTATGACCCGCAAAGCGATCACTTATTGAAGTTGCAAATGGACAATAGAGTGTGCTTCCAGACAAGAAAGATCAAATTCATGGATAAGACCCCGTTCAGAATTGGGGTGAGTGCTGTAAACGATGCATCCAAAGAGTcgtttgaaattttgatgatgaagctTTATGACGGAGTCATCAAGGACTCGCTTATTCCCAACGTGAATCCGATGGGCCAGCCAAGAGTGGTCACAAAAGTGGTCAATACGCAAACGGGCGAAGAGAGTTTCAAGGAAAGGATGCCCTTCGATGGCAAGAGAGAAAGCATAACGAGCAACGAGCTTTTCGAGAAGATGAACCGGTTGGAAGGGAAAATTATGGCAAATGACGTCAACCCACTGCTCGCCAAGATGAACAAAATTGTGGAGAATGAGCGTGAACTGTTTGAGCACTTAAGACAGGTGCTTGATCTTAAAAAAGCGGGAGGAAGGCTGGACCTGGGCGATGACagttttcaagatttcCTGTCGATGAACGCAAACCTAGACAAACTAATAAAAGAGCAACAAAGATTCCGGCTAGAGTCCAAGCTGCACGGCGAGGAGGGCGGCGGCCATAACGAGATCTTCTCTAAGATATTCATTTGGCTGATCCCGTTGATTTTCATCATGCTCA
This DNA window, taken from Saccharomyces eubayanus strain FM1318 chromosome XII, whole genome shotgun sequence, encodes the following:
- the EMP46 gene encoding Emp46p; this encodes MNLINGLIWLYICICIVQAKVTSKDALKWNREFSLPNLLELKDPQKELSQWSLTDKVKLEEGRFILTPGKNTKGSLWMKQDYKIQEAVTVEWTFRSIGFRGSTRGGLAFWFEQGKSGDGTEVFGGSSKKFDGLMILLHLDDKLGESVTAYLNDGATDFDAKSASHFASCLFQYQDSMVPSTLRLTYDPQSDHLLKLQMDNRVCFQTRKIKFMDKTPFRIGVSAVNDASKESFEILMMKLYDGVIKDSLIPNVNPMGQPRVVTKVVNTQTGEESFKERMPFDGKRESITSNELFEKMNRLEGKIMANDVNPLLAKMNKIVENERELFEHLRQVLDLKKAGGRLDLGDDSFQDFLSMNANLDKLIKEQQRFRLESKLHGEEGGGHNEIFSKIFIWLIPLIFIMLTLTYYMFRINQDIKKVKLL